The Drosophila yakuba strain Tai18E2 chromosome X, Prin_Dyak_Tai18E2_2.1, whole genome shotgun sequence DNA segment TCAGCGCATGTCACGCGTGGAGCGCTCCGCCTGGATTCTGATGGACCTGATTCATCCGCCGCTGACCAAGGGCTATATGGTGAGGCCCGGCGGCGATATGCCGCCCCAGATCGTGGACATGGTCTCCGAACTGGGCATCTTCGGTGTGGTGATCGGCGATGCGGAGCACATTGTGCACAATTACCAGGCGGGACACATGCTGCGCACTAAGCTTTCAACCGCCAACGAAGGAGGCGTAGCAGCCGGTTTGGGCGCCCTGGACAGTCCATATCTGATCGACAGCGATGACGAGGATGAGCAGAAGTAGGATCCTTTATGAGATAAAGGCTTTAAACGCCGGCATTCCACCAGTTGCCTCAGTCTTGTATGCATGATTATTTTTGTAAAGCGTATTGTAAATTTTGCACTATTTTTCCCGCCCCAATGGCAATAAACAAAACGTAAAACTCGAACTCCTTGTCAATATGCAAACTGGATTGGGGGCTAAAGCTTTGCTACAGTTCACGTAAACTCTTAATACCTAAGAACTATCACCGTGGATTAGAATAGGAGTAGGGTAGATGTTGGGCATATCCCGCGCAGCGTTCACTACGTCACCGTCTTGCGGTAGGTGGCGTCCATCAGGCGGTCCACCATGCTGTCGATGGGATGGATGATGAGCGGGATGCTGGCCAGGCCCACCAGGGTGGGCACCGTTTTCAGCACGGGCATCGGCGCCTTGCTCAGCAGTGTTTTGGTGGCCCAGGTGATTCTAAAACGATACAAATGCGCATTTCTTAATCATAACATCTCGATATAAGCAAATGTATTAGAATGGGTTGCTCGCTTTAACATAGTTAGCAATACCTATACCAAAAGATATAAAATCGTGGAGAACGATGACTTCACTGTCTGTCTATCTACCAGCACAAATTTGAAGTAGATTTTAAGCAGCAAACCTGTTTTTGCAACATTGCACATGCCATTGTACTATAGATACACTCCATAGGATAGCAGGAATCTCATTATTACTATGCTTACTTATATAAGATAAGTATTGAGTAAGACGCCTTATTTCCTACTTCCAACTACAACCATTAAGTCTACGTTTTCGGGTAATTATCTGGCAACGGATTAACGCACCGATTGATGACCAGGCCGGGAATGGCGACGGAGGCCAGCATCTGCCAGCAGAAGACGTCGCCGCCCTTGACGGCCACTTCTCTGGAGGAAGCCCCACCCATTTGGAGGCGCAGTGCCTTGTCAAAGGTGTCCGTGCAGACATATCCGATGGCCATGCCGTAGGATGCGGCCACCAGAGATTTGGGCACCAGCGGGCGGAAGGACTCGCCAATCTCGTTGCTGTAGCCTGGAAAAGCGGAAGAAATCAAACTCACATTTCGATGGTTCTATGCAGATCGGAGGATTACTCACCCATGTAGCGAATGAAGGTGTCGCGGTAGATGTCAACATCCT contains these protein-coding regions:
- the LOC6525731 gene encoding mitochondrial fission process protein 1, with the translated sequence MAEDKFIRRDKDTKKTSAVMKDVDIYRDTFIRYMGYSNEIGESFRPLVPKSLVAASYGMAIGYVCTDTFDKALRLQMGGASSREVAVKGGDVFCWQMLASVAIPGLVINRITWATKTLLSKAPMPVLKTVPTLVGLASIPLIIHPIDSMVDRLMDATYRKTVT